TTGGGACTTTGGATTGCCAAACAAAACGTCGAAAAAAACCGGGGCGAAATTCACATTGAAAGCGAAGAAAATCAATTCACCCAAGTGACAATTGAACTTCCGGGACAACAACGAACCCAGGAGGCGCAGCTATGAACGCTTCGGCACCGCTGGATGTGGTTGTTGTGGATGATGAAAGCAGTGTTGGAACGCTGTGTGAACTTAACTTTCGTAAATCAATAAAAAGCGGCGACGTTCGCCTTCACTATTTTACGACGGCGAAGGAGTGTTTAAATTATTTAGCGACCACGGACCGACACCCTGGATCTGAAATGTTACTAACAGACATCAATATGCCGGAAGTTTCGGGGTACGAGTTACTGCAAAAAGTGAAACAAAAATATCCTAGTATTGATGTCTATATGATGAGTGCTTACGACGACGAACTGAGTATACGAAAATCCCTCAGCCTTGGGGCTCACGGCTATTTTACGAAGCCTGTGAATTATAAGGACCTCAAATTTCGCATTTCAGAAGAATATGGCGTCCCGCTGACTTGACGAAATTTATTTCGTGCTCATGTTTGTTACATTAACCCCTTTTGAGGGGAAGAAATGAGGTAACAAATGTCTTACGTCTCTGGTTTTATCCCTGTGATTCCTCTGAAGAATTCTGTCTTGTTCCCAGACATAAGTATGCCTTTGCGAGTTGGTAGAGAAAAAAGTATTTCTGCCCTGCAAAAAGCTCTTCGTGATAATCACTGGGTGATTTTATTAACACAAAAAAATCCGCAAACTTCGGTTGAAAAGATTGAGGATCTTTACTCAGTGGGCGTGCTCGCAAAAATCGAGTCCTTCCGTATGGATGAAGACGGAAGTTACAGTGTTTTTGTGAAGGCTCATCAACGCATTCGCGTGGTGCAAAGCCGCAATCAGGAAGGTTTTTTTGAAGTGCAGAGCGAAGCGGTCGAAGATCGCGGAGTGATGGACAAAAAAACAGAAGAAGCTTTGCTTTCAAGTTTGCGTATTCTTAGCGACGAACTTTTAGAACTGCTTCCGGGAAATCCCCGCCAAATCAAGGACATGATTGCGGAGATCGAAGATCTTGCGACACTCAGTAATATGTGTGCGGCTTACGCCGATATCGCGATTCCGGAAAAACAAGAAATTCTGGAAACCGTTTCGTTGAAAGATCGCACCTTGAAACTTCTTGATCGCATGCAAGAACTGAAAGAACGCCTTAAAATTCAACGAGGTATTCGCGATAAGTTAAACGAAAACTTTCAACAAACTCAGAAAGAAGCGATCTTGCGTGAACAAATGCGCGTGATTCGTGATGAACTGGGCGAAGGTGAAAACGGTGATCTTTATGCGAAATTTAAAGAGCGCATAGAAAAAGCCGGCATGCCGCCAGAAGCTTTGGAGCTTGCGAAGAATCAATTGAAACGTCTGGAGACCATCAACTCAAGTTCTCCGGAGTATCAAATGATCCGCACGCATTTGGAATTGATGTTGGATCTGCCGTGGAGCAAATCTTCACCGCATAAAGAAATCGATCTTGAAGAGGCCGAAAAGGTTCTCAATGAGGATCACTATGGTCTAGAAAAAATCAAAGGTCGTATCTTGCAACATTTGGCGGTGATGAAGCTTCGCAAAACTCATCAGGGTTCAATCTTGCTTTTCATTGGACCTCCGGGAGTGGGAAAAACTTCTCTGGGTAAGAGTATTGCGCGAGCCTTGGGTAAAAAATATGTGCGCGTGAGCTTAGGTGGCGTTCGTGATGATGCGGAAATCCGCGGGCATCGCAGAACTTACATCGGCGCACTTCCTGGTCGCATTATCGCGGGCATTAAAAAAGCCGGCGAAAACGATCCGGTCTTTATCCTGGACGAGATCGATAAACTCACTCGTGGTTTTGGCGGAGACCCTGCCAGTGCCATGCTTGAAGTTCTCGACCCGGAACAAAACAGCACTTTCCAAGATCACTACTTGGATACGCCGTTTGATTTATCGAAAGTGTTCTTTATTGCGACAGCCAACTCTTTAGAAGGCATCCCCTTGCCTCTTTTAGATCGCATGGAAGTCGTCGATTTAAGTGGTTACACTTTGGATGAGAAAAAACAAATCGCGCAAAAATATTTGTGGCCGAAACAGCTAAAAGAGCACGGTTTGGACGAAAACTCTTTAACGATCACCGACGAGGCGATGACGAAACTTCTCACTCACTACACACGTGAGGCCGGCGTGCGGGATCTGCAAAGAAAGATCGCTACGATTTGTAAATTCATGAGCTTAAAAGCCGTGAAGTCCGCGAACACGACATTGACGGTGGACGTGAAAGATCTGGAAGAAATTTTAGGAGCTGAAAGATTCTCATCAGACATGATTGAAAGTCTTCTGCCTCCTGGAGTGGTCACAGGTCTTGCTTGGACGCCTGTCGGAGGAGATATTTTATTTATCGAATCCGCACAGATGAACGGCACAGGACAGTTGTTGTTAACAGGTCAGCTTGGTGATGTGATGCAAGAGTCAGCGAAAATCGCATTAACACTTTTGAAATCACGTTTGCCAATGTTGGATCCATTGATGGATTTCAGCAAGAAAGACATCCACGTGCACGTTCCTGCCGGCGCCATTCCTAAAGATGGACCTTCTGCAGGTGTGACGATGGTGACTTCGATGGCCTCTTTGTTACTGAATAAACCGGTGGATCCGAAGTTGGCAATGACCGGAGAGATTTCTTTGCGAGGTAGTGTTCTGCCTGTGGGTGGTATCAAAGAAAAAGTGATCGCCGCTCACCGTGCAGGTGTTCGCGAAGTCATCTTATGTAACAAAAACGAAAAGGATCTAAGAGAAATTCCTGAGGAAATCCGTCACGACATCCGCTTCCACTTCGTCGAAGACGTGAATGAAGTGTTGAAGATTGCTTTGGATGTGGATCTTCCTCGCTGGGATAAATTGTCACTCAATCCTCCTGGCACTCCTCTGCTTCCTGCAGGGTAAGTGTTGTGCGAACCTAAGGGGTCATCTCTTTTGCAAGAGATGGCCCCTTTTTTTATGCAGTTCCAAAGACATCGGCTCAGAGTGAGCCACGCTGATCATTCTCGCAGGAGAAACGGTGGTGGGTTTTTCATAAGTGACTGCAGCTAAAAAACTCATCCCGAGTATAAAGCGCATAAGGGCTTTCATAAGAACCTCCTGTTGTCCTACAAGAAGTTCTGCAACCTTAACACCAGCATAAGACCCGTTTAATTTTGATTTAGCACAAACACTGGGGCAAAATTCCCCCG
This region of Bdellovibrio sp. BCCA genomic DNA includes:
- the lon gene encoding endopeptidase La, giving the protein MSYVSGFIPVIPLKNSVLFPDISMPLRVGREKSISALQKALRDNHWVILLTQKNPQTSVEKIEDLYSVGVLAKIESFRMDEDGSYSVFVKAHQRIRVVQSRNQEGFFEVQSEAVEDRGVMDKKTEEALLSSLRILSDELLELLPGNPRQIKDMIAEIEDLATLSNMCAAYADIAIPEKQEILETVSLKDRTLKLLDRMQELKERLKIQRGIRDKLNENFQQTQKEAILREQMRVIRDELGEGENGDLYAKFKERIEKAGMPPEALELAKNQLKRLETINSSSPEYQMIRTHLELMLDLPWSKSSPHKEIDLEEAEKVLNEDHYGLEKIKGRILQHLAVMKLRKTHQGSILLFIGPPGVGKTSLGKSIARALGKKYVRVSLGGVRDDAEIRGHRRTYIGALPGRIIAGIKKAGENDPVFILDEIDKLTRGFGGDPASAMLEVLDPEQNSTFQDHYLDTPFDLSKVFFIATANSLEGIPLPLLDRMEVVDLSGYTLDEKKQIAQKYLWPKQLKEHGLDENSLTITDEAMTKLLTHYTREAGVRDLQRKIATICKFMSLKAVKSANTTLTVDVKDLEEILGAERFSSDMIESLLPPGVVTGLAWTPVGGDILFIESAQMNGTGQLLLTGQLGDVMQESAKIALTLLKSRLPMLDPLMDFSKKDIHVHVPAGAIPKDGPSAGVTMVTSMASLLLNKPVDPKLAMTGEISLRGSVLPVGGIKEKVIAAHRAGVREVILCNKNEKDLREIPEEIRHDIRFHFVEDVNEVLKIALDVDLPRWDKLSLNPPGTPLLPAG
- a CDS encoding response regulator; this translates as MNASAPLDVVVVDDESSVGTLCELNFRKSIKSGDVRLHYFTTAKECLNYLATTDRHPGSEMLLTDINMPEVSGYELLQKVKQKYPSIDVYMMSAYDDELSIRKSLSLGAHGYFTKPVNYKDLKFRISEEYGVPLT